From Oreochromis aureus strain Israel breed Guangdong linkage group 4, ZZ_aureus, whole genome shotgun sequence, a single genomic window includes:
- the LOC116321455 gene encoding nuclear GTPase SLIP-GC-like: MWTEFVASCSTVWIVTEMNRAASETEAWEILEDASSLLGNGGECQQIHFICTKSDNENPDDLNKVKRAVMNEFKKRKLIKDHFSEDSFKVFTVSSKEFLKGENVNPDLNEIPKLKEILKNLNDTHSKTLNYVSGAYGILSLIQGARSGEVVEQKNDVCADLEGNLSIQLNQVKKAIEGIIKVFEERLSEGVEKSQTLCKQKLKSFLHPSKTSDRAFHRTLKFAVRNDGVQKPKKGKRKNLNVTLVSCLTESIDKEFRKTFPNNIKCGHFNGAIDAFSLSTDSLIEKYKDVKLQLTFLQTEEKKMKTKLNETILTRKKVIYNSLTETIKDNMKECYKEAATFEGKGTLKNMRDTIERHVESKMDMFEEAKYVMLEQLNNLKETVLRTLEETMKESIEHSLKTEACSLPDVSDHLRVVKKLYDELHDGQVEKKKPTLETAEA, encoded by the exons ATGTGGACAGAG tttgttgCCAGTTGTTCAACTGTGTGGATTGTGACTGAAATGAATCGAGCAGCATCAGAAACAGAAGCCTGGGAGATCCTGGAAGATGCCAGTAGCCTGCTGGGAAATGGTGGCGAGTGTCAGCAAATTCATTTTATCTGCACCAAGTCAGATAATGAAAACCCAGATGATCT aaacaaagtcaaACGTGCAGTGATGAATGAATTCAAAAAGCGGAAATTAATTAAG GATCACTTCAGTGAGGATAGTTTCAAAGTCTTCACAGTGAGCTCCAAAGAGTTCCTCAAAGGGGAGAATGTAAATCCAGATCTCAATG AAATACCAAAACTTAAGGaaattttgaaaaatctgaatGACACTCATTCAAAGACCTTAAACTATGTGTCTGGAGCTTATGGGATTCTGTCTTTGATTCAAGGGGCCAGAAGTGGAGAAGTG gTTGAACAAAAAAACGATGTGTGTGCGGACCTTGAGGGAAACTTGAGCATCCAACTTAATCAAGTCAAAAAAGCAATTGAAGGCATTATAAAAGTTTTTGAAGAACGCCTAAGTGAGGGAGTAGAAAAATCCCAAactttatgtaaacaaaaactgaagtcCTTCTTACACCCCAGT aaaacgAGTGACAGAGCTTTTCACAGGACACTAAAGTTTGCAGTTAGGAATGATGGCGTCCAGAAACCAAAAAAAGGGAAACGAAAAAACCTCAACGTGACTTTAGTTTCTTGTTTGACTGAAAGCATTGATAAAGAATTCAGAAAGACCTTCCC AAACAACATAAAATGTGGACATTTCAATGGAGCCATTGATGCGTTTTCACTCAGCACTGATTCATTGATTGAAAAGTACAAAGATGTCAAACTGCAACTGACATTTCTCCAGACAGAG gagaaaaaaatgaagacaaagcTCAACGAAACAATCCTCACACGAAAGAAAGTAATCTACAACAGTCTGACAGAGACAATCAAGGACAACATGAAAGAATGCTATAAAG AAGCAGCAACATTTGAAGGAAAAGGCACGCTGAAGAACATGAGGGACACTATTGAGAGACATGTGGAGTCAAAGATGGACATGTTTGAGGAGGCAAAATATGTCATGTTGGAGCAGTTGAACAATTTGAAG GAAACTGTCCTGAGGACACTGGAGGAAACCATGAAGGAATCCATTGAACACTCACTCAAGACTGAGGCCTGCTCACTGCCAG ATGTTTCAGATCATCTTCGGGTGGTGAAGAAACTTTATGACGAACTTCATGACGGtcaagttgaaaaaaaaaaacctacactgg AAACAGCTGAGGCCTGA